The following are encoded in a window of Prochlorococcus marinus str. MIT 1013 genomic DNA:
- a CDS encoding cob(I)yrinic acid a,c-diamide adenosyltransferase, whose amino-acid sequence MNARISINAQQRGSSPLTETSLRPTPLRKPLQLVATQGQVQIHTSTFRGSFSIVLSEALRSAGLGSKVLISQFLRGGVNQGPNGAINLCGRLEWLRPAIETCIPEQLSEGNLSLRRKYEEKAIKELWDFCKTRLIEKKLDKIVLDEIGMAISLGLIEENDLISMINNRPSSTDIILTGPAIPPKVMEMADQITELRCN is encoded by the coding sequence ATGAATGCACGAATCAGCATTAATGCTCAACAGAGGGGGTCATCACCTTTGACGGAGACTTCTCTTAGGCCTACCCCCCTTAGGAAGCCTCTACAACTAGTTGCGACACAAGGTCAAGTCCAAATCCACACTTCTACTTTTAGAGGTAGTTTTTCTATTGTTCTTAGTGAAGCTTTACGATCTGCAGGATTGGGAAGCAAAGTTTTAATATCTCAATTCTTGAGAGGTGGTGTCAATCAAGGACCAAATGGAGCAATTAATCTTTGTGGAAGACTGGAATGGTTAAGGCCAGCTATTGAAACTTGCATACCTGAACAATTATCGGAAGGGAATTTGTCTCTAAGAAGAAAATACGAAGAAAAAGCCATTAAAGAATTATGGGACTTTTGTAAAACGCGTTTAATTGAAAAAAAATTAGATAAAATTGTTCTTGATGAAATAGGAATGGCTATTAGCCTTGGTTTGATTGAAGAAAATGATTTGATTTCGATGATTAATAATCGACCATCATCCACAGATATTATTCTTACAGGACCAGCAATCCCACCTAAAGTAATGGAAATGGCTGATCAAATTACTGAATTACGCTGCAATTAA
- the thyX gene encoding FAD-dependent thymidylate synthase, which produces MSLVQFITSTPDAEKSMAYIARVSNPKNQDNDDFTKLIGYCIKNEHWSVFEQAYMTLQIETTRGIAAQILRHRSFTFQEFSQRYADSRQLGEIPIPELRRQDNKNRQNSISDLSEEVVNQFNKKIARQFNLNKELYEEMLEAGIAKECARFVLPLATPTRIYMTGSCRSWIHYIKLRTGHGTQKEHMDIAQECKNIFSKEYPVVSSALNWLN; this is translated from the coding sequence ATGAGTCTTGTTCAATTCATAACTTCTACACCAGATGCTGAAAAAAGCATGGCATACATTGCTAGAGTAAGTAATCCAAAAAATCAAGATAATGATGACTTCACAAAATTAATAGGATATTGCATAAAGAATGAACATTGGAGTGTATTTGAGCAAGCTTATATGACTTTACAAATAGAAACTACTCGAGGAATTGCTGCACAAATATTAAGGCATCGTTCATTTACTTTCCAGGAATTCTCTCAACGTTATGCGGATAGTAGGCAATTAGGAGAAATACCTATACCTGAATTAAGAAGACAAGATAATAAAAATAGACAAAATTCCATCTCAGACTTATCAGAAGAAGTTGTTAATCAATTCAACAAAAAAATTGCACGTCAATTCAATCTAAATAAAGAACTTTATGAAGAAATGCTAGAAGCTGGAATTGCTAAAGAATGTGCGAGATTTGTACTTCCACTTGCTACACCTACCAGAATTTACATGACAGGGTCATGTCGCTCCTGGATTCACTACATAAAGCTAAGAACTGGACACGGGACACAAAAAGAGCATATGGATATTGCACAAGAATGCAAAAATATTTTTTCAAAAGAATATCCTGTTGTTTCATCCGCTTTGAATTGGCTAAACTAG
- the crtR gene encoding beta-carotene hydroxylase yields the protein MAQCLSRSDKNKATKKLKSLRDWQNEIQEYLDPPKPLNVTLGLFFGGYFLAIVSVWQWYQGNWPLPILVALAFLALHMEGTVIHDACHNAAHPNKWINQFMGHGSAILLGFSFPVFTRVHLEHHKYVNDPNNDPDHIVSTFGPIWLIAPRFFYHEYFFFERKLWRKFELMQWGIERGIFICIVIAGIKYNFMNVIYNLWFGPALMVGVTLGIFFDYLPHRPFQSRNRWKNARVYPSKLMNLLIMGQNYHLVHHLWPSIPWFEYKPAYEATKPLLDQKGSPQRMGIFETKKDSLNFLYDVLLGIRSHKERRSKMRPIARILPKNNWRRRYIKLIHKTRIRTESKR from the coding sequence ATGGCCCAGTGCTTATCGAGGTCTGACAAAAATAAGGCAACGAAAAAACTGAAGTCATTACGCGACTGGCAAAATGAGATCCAAGAATATCTTGATCCGCCCAAGCCTTTAAACGTAACTTTAGGTCTTTTCTTTGGTGGATATTTTCTTGCAATAGTCAGTGTTTGGCAGTGGTATCAGGGGAACTGGCCGTTACCTATTTTGGTTGCATTAGCTTTTTTGGCTCTTCATATGGAAGGCACCGTCATTCATGACGCCTGTCATAATGCTGCCCATCCAAATAAATGGATCAATCAATTCATGGGGCATGGGTCAGCAATATTACTAGGTTTTAGTTTCCCAGTTTTCACAAGAGTTCATCTAGAGCATCACAAATACGTTAATGACCCCAACAACGACCCAGATCACATAGTTAGCACCTTTGGTCCTATTTGGTTAATTGCTCCAAGATTTTTTTATCATGAATATTTTTTCTTTGAGCGAAAACTTTGGAGAAAGTTTGAACTAATGCAATGGGGAATTGAAAGAGGAATATTTATTTGCATAGTCATTGCTGGAATTAAATATAATTTTATGAATGTTATTTATAATTTATGGTTTGGACCAGCATTAATGGTTGGAGTCACTTTAGGAATATTTTTTGATTACCTACCACATAGACCATTCCAGTCTAGAAATAGATGGAAAAATGCAAGAGTTTATCCAAGTAAGCTTATGAACTTGCTAATAATGGGGCAAAATTATCATTTAGTTCATCATTTATGGCCCTCAATTCCATGGTTTGAATATAAACCAGCTTACGAAGCCACAAAACCACTTTTAGATCAAAAAGGTTCACCTCAAAGAATGGGAATTTTTGAAACCAAAAAAGATAGTCTAAATTTTCTATATGATGTTTTACTTGGAATCAGAAGTCACAAAGAAAGAAGAAGTAAAATGAGACCAATAGCAAGAATATTACCAAAAAATAATTGGAGGAGAAGATATATAAAATTAATTCATAAAACAAGAATCAGAACAGAAAGTAAAAGATGA
- the ileS gene encoding isoleucine--tRNA ligase, which produces MNNVNKDSQKDLPTYKDTLNLLQTNFGMRANATQREPELQAFWSDKKIDFELGLNNSGETFTLHDGPPYANGTLHMGHALNKVLKDIINKYQTMKGKKVCYVPGWDCHGLPIELKVLQAMDKTQRAELTPIKLRKKAAAYAKKQVSQQMDGFKRWGIWGDWEQPYLSLDKKFEASQIKLFGEMVFRGYIYRGLKPVHWSPSSQTALAEAELEYPSGHISKSIYVGFKVDQIPKILTQEISKQAPDLFNSEGKLKEVKLVIWTTTPWTIPANEAISVNQKLDYVIAQSSDSSLIIMAKDLLEEVSETVGINYEKRVLIKGSTLNGIIYKHPLFNKRSPVILGGDYITTDSGTGLVHTAPGHGVDDFNTGKKHKLPISCTVDSKGFLTKEAGKFEGLNVLKDANNVIINDLIHTGSLLKEVPYEHKYPYDWRTKKPTIFRATEQWFASIQGFRDKALTAIEGVIWLPESGKNRINSMVRERGDWCISRQRTWGLPIPVFYEKNGQEILLNKETISHIVDLFSIHGSDIWWEYDVSQLLPSSYLNEADRWQKGTDTMDVWFDSGSSWSSVIFKKENLNYPADLYLEGSDQHRGWFQSSLLTSVAVNEHAPFKKVLTHGFALDENGRKMSKSLGNIIDPLVIINGGSNKKLDPAYGADVLRLWVSSVDYSADVPIGSNILKQISDVYRKVRNTSRYLLGNLYDFDYKNDSIDISNLPLLDKWMLNRTAEVIDEITEAYSGFEFSKFFQTIQNFCVVDLSNFYLDIAKDRLYVSSKSDFRRRSCQTVLSLVIEKISGLIAPVLCHMAEDIWQNIPYSLEEASVFQRGWPNAPKSWRNSSFNCHVIELRKLRSVLNRMLESCRNKQELGSSLEASVRIDISDEKVQAAIEWLAQSESNNVDVLRDWFLVSSLQIGGEPWAEVLVSEDHDLASVDIAKAKGFKCERCWHYEIEMSNNEQYPNICKRCEKIVLAI; this is translated from the coding sequence GTGAATAATGTCAATAAAGATTCTCAAAAGGATCTTCCAACTTACAAAGACACTCTCAACCTTTTGCAGACTAATTTTGGGATGAGGGCAAATGCAACTCAAAGAGAACCTGAGTTGCAAGCTTTTTGGAGCGATAAAAAGATAGATTTCGAATTAGGCTTAAACAATTCTGGAGAGACTTTTACTTTGCATGATGGCCCTCCATATGCGAATGGGACTCTTCATATGGGGCATGCTCTCAACAAAGTATTGAAGGACATAATCAATAAATATCAAACAATGAAAGGGAAAAAAGTTTGTTATGTCCCTGGATGGGATTGCCATGGATTGCCTATTGAATTGAAAGTTCTTCAAGCTATGGATAAAACTCAACGAGCTGAATTAACCCCTATTAAGTTGAGAAAAAAAGCAGCTGCTTATGCAAAAAAACAAGTTTCCCAACAAATGGATGGTTTTAAAAGATGGGGAATATGGGGTGATTGGGAACAACCATATTTAAGTTTAGACAAAAAGTTTGAAGCCTCTCAGATCAAATTGTTTGGTGAAATGGTATTTAGAGGATACATATATCGAGGTCTAAAACCAGTTCATTGGAGTCCAAGTTCTCAAACTGCTCTGGCCGAGGCGGAGTTAGAATATCCCTCTGGTCATATTAGCAAAAGTATTTATGTAGGATTTAAAGTTGATCAAATACCAAAAATATTAACTCAAGAAATTTCTAAGCAAGCTCCAGATCTATTTAATTCTGAAGGTAAATTAAAAGAAGTTAAGCTTGTTATTTGGACTACCACGCCTTGGACGATTCCTGCAAACGAGGCTATTTCTGTTAACCAAAAATTAGACTATGTAATTGCACAAAGTTCTGATAGCTCGTTAATAATTATGGCTAAAGATCTTTTGGAAGAAGTTTCTGAAACTGTAGGAATTAATTATGAAAAAAGAGTATTAATCAAAGGATCAACATTAAATGGAATTATATATAAACACCCTTTATTTAATAAAAGAAGTCCTGTTATTTTAGGAGGAGATTATATTACAACTGATTCAGGAACTGGATTAGTACATACTGCTCCAGGCCATGGTGTTGATGATTTTAACACGGGTAAAAAACATAAGTTACCAATTTCTTGTACAGTTGATTCAAAAGGTTTTCTGACTAAGGAAGCTGGAAAATTTGAAGGTTTAAATGTATTAAAAGATGCTAATAATGTCATAATAAATGATTTGATTCATACTGGATCTTTGCTTAAAGAAGTTCCCTATGAGCATAAGTATCCTTATGATTGGAGAACTAAAAAACCAACTATTTTTAGAGCTACAGAACAATGGTTCGCTTCAATTCAAGGATTTAGAGATAAAGCTCTTACTGCAATAGAAGGTGTTATTTGGCTTCCTGAATCTGGAAAAAATAGAATTAATTCTATGGTTAGAGAAAGAGGAGATTGGTGTATTTCGCGACAAAGGACTTGGGGACTTCCAATACCAGTATTTTATGAAAAGAATGGGCAAGAAATTCTGCTCAATAAAGAAACTATTTCTCATATAGTTGATTTATTTTCTATTCATGGATCAGATATTTGGTGGGAATATGATGTATCACAGCTATTACCTTCTTCTTATTTAAATGAGGCAGATCGATGGCAAAAAGGTACTGATACTATGGATGTTTGGTTTGACTCTGGCTCTAGTTGGTCTTCAGTTATTTTTAAGAAAGAAAATTTAAATTATCCAGCAGATTTATATTTGGAGGGATCTGATCAACATCGGGGTTGGTTTCAGTCCTCTTTGTTAACCTCTGTAGCAGTCAATGAACATGCACCTTTTAAAAAGGTCCTTACACATGGTTTTGCATTAGATGAGAATGGTAGGAAAATGAGTAAATCTTTAGGAAATATTATTGATCCTTTAGTTATAATTAATGGTGGTTCCAATAAAAAATTAGATCCTGCGTATGGAGCTGATGTTTTGAGACTTTGGGTTAGTTCTGTTGATTACTCTGCAGATGTTCCTATTGGATCAAATATACTTAAGCAAATTTCTGATGTTTATCGTAAGGTTCGCAACACGTCTAGATATCTATTAGGCAACCTCTATGATTTTGATTATAAAAATGATTCCATTGATATTTCTAATTTACCATTGTTAGATAAATGGATGTTGAATAGAACAGCTGAAGTAATCGATGAGATAACTGAAGCATACTCTGGTTTTGAATTTTCGAAGTTTTTTCAAACAATTCAGAATTTTTGTGTAGTTGATCTCTCTAATTTTTACTTAGATATTGCAAAAGACAGGTTGTATGTCAGTTCTAAATCTGACTTTAGAAGAAGAAGTTGTCAGACAGTTTTATCCTTGGTGATTGAGAAAATATCTGGCCTGATTGCACCTGTTTTGTGTCATATGGCAGAAGATATTTGGCAGAATATTCCATATAGCTTAGAGGAAGCCTCAGTATTTCAAAGAGGATGGCCTAATGCACCTAAATCATGGCGAAATAGTAGTTTTAATTGCCATGTTATTGAACTCCGTAAACTCAGATCAGTTCTTAATCGTATGTTAGAGAGTTGTAGAAATAAGCAAGAGTTAGGTTCTTCTTTGGAAGCATCAGTAAGGATTGATATCTCTGATGAAAAAGTTCAAGCTGCTATTGAATGGTTAGCTCAAAGTGAATCCAATAATGTTGATGTTTTAAGAGATTGGTTTCTAGTTTCATCTTTACAAATTGGTGGTGAGCCTTGGGCTGAAGTTTTAGTTAGTGAGGATCATGATCTTGCTTCAGTGGATATTGCAAAAGCTAAAGGATTTAAGTGTGAAAGATGCTGGCATTATGAAATTGAAATGAGCAATAATGAACAATATCCAAATATTTGTAAAAGGTGCGAAAAAATAGTTTTAGCTATTTGA
- a CDS encoding DUF3177 family protein translates to MNEIFFLTEPQFQILVWLSYRIAATFAFGLPLFLLIWAKISNSSAIDRLLSIYWKVSSLYAINLLFLSGESQLGQSISFIAPTIMVGSIWFWVDLNEEIDEMPIYKPISLTTRIWRWTLSFWAILNTGLHIFSWRCLNSVDRNYCDAWREIPYNSFNTTKVIIKFVLDGNWTTGIATFFAYSALILYLIGLLQWLIIQFPKNGRFAGKF, encoded by the coding sequence ATGAATGAGATTTTTTTCTTGACTGAACCTCAATTTCAAATTCTAGTATGGCTCTCATATCGAATTGCTGCTACTTTCGCATTTGGACTCCCATTATTTCTATTAATTTGGGCTAAAATTTCCAATTCAAGCGCCATTGATCGTCTTTTATCAATCTACTGGAAAGTTTCTAGTCTATACGCGATAAACCTTTTATTCCTTAGTGGTGAGAGTCAATTAGGTCAATCAATTTCGTTCATTGCACCCACAATTATGGTGGGGTCTATCTGGTTTTGGGTTGATCTCAATGAAGAAATTGATGAAATGCCTATTTATAAACCAATTTCATTAACCACAAGAATTTGGCGATGGACTTTGTCGTTTTGGGCCATACTAAATACTGGACTTCATATATTTAGTTGGAGGTGCTTGAATTCAGTCGATAGGAACTATTGCGATGCTTGGAGAGAAATTCCATATAATTCATTTAATACAACAAAAGTAATTATAAAATTTGTTTTAGATGGTAATTGGACTACAGGAATCGCTACATTTTTTGCATATTCAGCTCTGATATTATATTTAATAGGTTTACTTCAATGGTTGATTATTCAATTTCCAAAGAATGGAAGATTCGCCGGTAAATTTTAA
- a CDS encoding DUF565 domain-containing protein: MQTTILYKSSAKIISRLATWAKNPWRRYSLLLIIFLIGFFIGSSLGMINGVLALMDPVGAFITLIFLEILIKARFIFLQSGKPIILVRVFDMFRIGIVYGLFSEGLKLL; this comes from the coding sequence ATGCAGACAACAATTTTATATAAATCATCTGCAAAGATTATTAGCAGGTTGGCAACTTGGGCTAAAAATCCTTGGAGAAGGTATTCATTATTATTAATAATATTTTTGATAGGGTTTTTTATAGGAAGTTCTTTAGGTATGATTAATGGTGTATTAGCATTGATGGATCCAGTTGGAGCCTTTATTACATTAATTTTTTTAGAGATATTAATTAAGGCCAGATTTATTTTCCTCCAATCTGGAAAACCGATAATACTTGTAAGAGTTTTTGATATGTTTAGAATTGGAATAGTTTATGGCCTTTTTTCAGAGGGACTGAAACTCTTATAA
- a CDS encoding aspartate carbamoyltransferase catalytic subunit, whose protein sequence is MNNWKHNHILDLSSFSLEDYDTVLELTTRFKDVHTSSSRKLPALQGRLISNLFFEPSTRTRTSFELAAKRLSADVQNFSVSTSSLSKGETPLDTILTYISMGADILVIRHESTNVPAELANYVDKNNINTSILNAGDGFHSHPSQGLLDLFTLATFFNPNEPSTNSLLNKKITIVGDILHSRVARSNLWALTACGANVTLCGPPSLLPDEFNDFVLNPPPGQKFDPIYKRGSVYIERSLKDALKACDAVMTLRLQKERMKQNLITDIDSYYAQYGITHESLKWCEKNVPVLHPGPVNRGIEISSQLVEDNSINLISKQVENGIPTRMALLYLLGLNKNN, encoded by the coding sequence ATGAATAATTGGAAACATAATCACATACTTGATCTCTCTTCGTTTTCTTTAGAGGATTACGACACAGTTTTAGAATTAACAACAAGATTTAAAGATGTCCATACATCAAGTTCTAGAAAACTTCCTGCACTTCAAGGACGATTAATCTCTAACTTGTTTTTCGAGCCAAGTACCAGAACTCGAACAAGCTTTGAGCTTGCAGCGAAAAGGCTATCTGCTGATGTTCAAAATTTTTCCGTATCTACAAGTTCTTTAAGCAAAGGAGAGACGCCTTTAGACACTATTCTCACATATATCTCAATGGGAGCTGATATTTTAGTAATTAGGCATGAGTCAACTAACGTTCCCGCTGAGTTAGCTAATTACGTAGACAAAAATAACATTAATACATCCATTCTTAATGCAGGTGATGGGTTTCATAGTCATCCAAGTCAAGGCCTTTTGGATTTATTTACACTTGCTACTTTCTTTAATCCAAATGAACCATCCACTAATAGTCTTTTAAATAAAAAGATCACGATAGTTGGAGATATTCTTCATTCTAGAGTTGCACGGTCAAACCTTTGGGCTCTGACTGCATGTGGGGCTAACGTAACGTTATGTGGTCCTCCAAGTCTTCTTCCAGACGAATTTAATGATTTTGTTTTAAACCCTCCGCCTGGACAAAAATTTGATCCAATTTATAAAAGAGGTTCTGTTTATATCGAAAGATCACTAAAAGATGCATTAAAAGCTTGTGATGCTGTTATGACACTTCGCTTACAGAAAGAAAGAATGAAGCAAAATTTGATTACAGATATTGATAGTTATTATGCACAATATGGAATAACACATGAAAGTTTAAAATGGTGTGAAAAGAACGTTCCTGTTCTACACCCTGGACCAGTCAATAGAGGAATCGAAATAAGCAGTCAATTAGTTGAAGACAATTCAATCAATCTTATAAGTAAACAAGTAGAAAATGGAATCCCAACAAGAATGGCACTATTATATTTACTAGGGTTAAATAAAAATAATTAG
- the gatC gene encoding Asp-tRNA(Asn)/Glu-tRNA(Gln) amidotransferase subunit GatC produces MTKISLSDVRKVAKLARLELPEDQIETYTEQLEEILSYVDQLQEIDTENIPPTTRAVEVVNVIREDLVEVNCSREDLLNQAPHREGDFFRVPKIL; encoded by the coding sequence ATGACTAAAATTTCTTTATCTGATGTTCGTAAGGTTGCAAAGTTAGCTCGTTTAGAACTTCCCGAAGATCAAATAGAAACTTATACAGAGCAACTAGAAGAAATCCTTTCTTATGTTGATCAACTGCAAGAAATAGATACTGAAAATATCCCTCCTACTACTAGAGCTGTAGAGGTAGTTAATGTCATAAGGGAGGATTTGGTTGAAGTTAATTGTTCAAGAGAAGATCTTCTCAATCAAGCACCTCATCGGGAAGGTGATTTTTTTAGAGTTCCCAAAATACTTTAA
- the trmB gene encoding tRNA (guanosine(46)-N7)-methyltransferase TrmB has product MRQHVNPLSQFFQRPLSLPSKSILFSNSHYPIHIDIGSAKGEFLIELASKYPKWNFVGLEIRESLVSASERKRKKLELNNLKFLFCNVNVSLHEWLSDLDYGQLKRVTIQFPDPWFKRKHFKRRVLKISLLNSIARFMGKDGELFIQSDIFQLIESMTNVIDHSNYFDRKDLDGFKLINKNPYDAYTDRELFALKKNLKIYRAMYIRNSSLFIN; this is encoded by the coding sequence GTGAGACAGCATGTAAATCCTCTAAGCCAATTTTTTCAGCGACCTTTATCACTTCCAAGTAAGTCTATTCTTTTTAGTAATTCTCATTATCCAATTCATATAGATATTGGATCTGCAAAAGGTGAATTCTTAATTGAATTAGCATCAAAATACCCTAAGTGGAATTTTGTTGGTCTTGAGATAAGAGAATCTCTTGTTAGTGCATCTGAAAGGAAAAGAAAAAAATTAGAATTGAATAATTTAAAGTTTCTATTTTGCAATGTTAACGTAAGCTTACATGAGTGGTTATCAGATTTAGATTATGGTCAACTAAAAAGAGTTACAATTCAATTCCCAGACCCATGGTTTAAAAGAAAACACTTCAAAAGGAGAGTGTTGAAAATAAGTCTTTTAAACTCAATTGCAAGATTTATGGGTAAGGATGGCGAGCTATTCATTCAAAGTGATATATTTCAACTTATAGAATCTATGACTAATGTTATTGATCATAGTAATTACTTTGATAGAAAAGATTTAGATGGATTTAAGTTGATTAATAAGAATCCGTATGATGCATATACAGATAGGGAATTATTTGCTCTTAAGAAAAATTTAAAAATTTACAGGGCAATGTATATTAGAAATAGTTCATTATTCATAAATTAA
- a CDS encoding thioredoxin domain-containing protein, whose protein sequence is MTNNSKVDNDLSSLQKIFLVFLSIFLVMGLFFFRGEFKSNAMLDQLAKNSLEPEKALSNGRPTVIEFYADWCEACKEMAPYMVNIKKQNYNKVDVVLLNVDNSRWFDLIEKYDVNGIPKLIFFDAKGEFKGSAIGVRKYSELNEIFIALISNLELPYFTNLSNSTYLISGNNSKQLSFNNIKSEEPRGHG, encoded by the coding sequence ATGACTAATAACTCAAAAGTAGATAATGACCTTAGTTCTCTTCAGAAAATCTTTCTAGTTTTTCTTAGTATCTTTTTGGTTATGGGGTTATTTTTTTTTCGAGGTGAGTTTAAATCTAATGCAATGCTTGACCAATTAGCAAAAAACTCCCTTGAACCAGAAAAAGCTTTGTCAAATGGAAGGCCTACAGTGATTGAATTTTATGCAGATTGGTGTGAAGCCTGCAAGGAAATGGCTCCTTACATGGTGAATATTAAAAAACAAAATTATAATAAAGTAGATGTAGTTTTACTTAATGTTGATAATTCTCGCTGGTTTGATTTGATTGAGAAATATGATGTAAATGGTATCCCTAAGTTGATTTTTTTCGATGCTAAAGGTGAATTTAAGGGTTCTGCAATTGGAGTTAGAAAATATAGTGAGTTAAATGAAATATTTATTGCTTTAATTAGTAATTTAGAATTACCTTATTTTACTAATCTATCAAATTCAACTTATTTAATTTCAGGTAATAATTCTAAACAATTGAGTTTTAATAATATTAAATCTGAAGAACCTAGAGGACATGGCTAG
- a CDS encoding DNA-3-methyladenine glycosylase — MVAPNLIGCFLIKRISKKSYLAGVIVETEAYSQEEPSCHGFSGRTRRNETLFGEPGNFYIYLSYGINSCVNIVTGKKDWANGVLLRSIAIRGENERIASGPGLLAKRFGLDRNYNNLTLLPENDFWLTDGENLTQMGNIVQTTRIGISQAKDIPWRWYLKSSRSVSKREKGDRIPPKNKCWAPSSFEGL, encoded by the coding sequence TTGGTCGCACCTAACTTAATTGGTTGTTTTTTAATTAAGCGCATATCAAAAAAAAGCTATCTTGCTGGTGTAATTGTTGAAACTGAGGCTTATTCACAAGAAGAACCTTCATGTCATGGTTTCTCAGGTAGAACTCGAAGAAACGAAACCCTTTTTGGTGAACCTGGTAACTTTTACATATACCTATCTTATGGAATTAATAGTTGTGTAAATATTGTTACAGGGAAGAAAGATTGGGCAAATGGCGTACTTCTGCGATCGATAGCAATAAGAGGAGAAAACGAAAGAATTGCTTCTGGACCAGGGTTATTGGCAAAGAGGTTTGGATTAGATAGGAATTATAACAATTTAACCTTGTTACCTGAAAATGATTTTTGGTTAACAGATGGAGAAAATTTGACACAGATGGGAAATATTGTTCAAACCACAAGAATTGGCATATCTCAAGCTAAAGATATACCTTGGCGTTGGTACCTCAAAAGTAGTAGAAGTGTTAGCAAAAGGGAAAAAGGAGATCGAATTCCTCCAAAAAATAAATGTTGGGCCCCATCCTCATTTGAGGGATTATGA
- the dcd gene encoding dCTP deaminase — protein sequence MLKNDRWISEQASLGMLEPFQEKLIRHLEPESQKSPVLSFGCSSYGYDLRLSPKEFLIFKHVPGTVMNPKKFNPANLESTDLKEDEDGKFFILPAHSYGLGVALEKMKVPPNITVICLGKSTYARLGIIVNTTPAEASWEGHLTLEFSNSSGADCRIYADEGICQLLFFEGDPCETTYSDRKGKYQYQKERVTLAKV from the coding sequence ATGCTAAAAAACGATCGTTGGATTTCAGAGCAGGCTTCTTTAGGAATGCTTGAACCTTTTCAAGAAAAACTAATACGACATCTTGAACCGGAATCACAAAAATCACCTGTTTTAAGCTTTGGTTGCTCCTCATATGGATATGATTTGCGTCTTTCACCGAAAGAATTTTTGATATTTAAACATGTCCCCGGAACAGTAATGAATCCAAAAAAATTTAATCCTGCCAATTTAGAATCCACAGATTTAAAAGAAGATGAGGATGGTAAGTTTTTTATTTTACCTGCTCACTCTTACGGACTTGGTGTGGCATTAGAAAAAATGAAAGTTCCTCCCAATATTACGGTTATTTGCCTTGGGAAAAGCACATACGCCCGCTTAGGAATAATAGTAAATACAACTCCTGCAGAAGCAAGCTGGGAAGGTCATCTAACCCTTGAATTCAGTAACAGCTCTGGAGCAGATTGCAGGATTTATGCTGATGAAGGAATTTGTCAATTACTTTTCTTTGAAGGTGATCCTTGTGAGACTACTTATAGTGATAGGAAAGGTAAATATCAATACCAAAAAGAAAGAGTAACTTTAGCAAAAGTTTAA